In the genome of Aspergillus flavus chromosome 8, complete sequence, one region contains:
- a CDS encoding uncharacterized protein (of unknown function-domain containing protein): MPEVGFMWGRRHARAKGGSGISQQIETQTSTDPHTGNMAPPSSEPASDKVQRGLTKPTKAEKGKMGHGWKESWKWEAAAATLSVIGLGLLIGFLFRINGTPYADWQHTASPNTVLSIIVTISKAALLVPVSGCLSQLKWNRYRNSVPLYDMQAIDQASRGPWGALELLWIGLPQLRMDALTLAAAFMTVLAVAIDPFAQQILAFPSHTVQGFNETASIQAAHKYVYQQKLYNNEVSGSLAPSMLSSILSGLAQTNSPLAPQCSSGNCRFPRFTTLGICSHCEDITSKVNQTCHKSEFIQSLGEPTIQPQEGPHTSCRYKLSNGLEISTDASGSENNKTSTQTLDQVPNLVTLNQWGTYPQNSTSMTGIEKPIFSFVAVNQSIQIWYMPENITLSPPKPSFTDCVFYYCEREYSPTHYLANDRASHSVDVSDTQPLLPSDDSTLDGSDYVYILQPPNGKAALSGASTYKVDAYTFLSIPNVMTKLFNTTTGSGAYWDDFENESTGLNLGPILREADLRQLLQSVSASMTDTMRANPETINVPGQAFRVETFIHVRWPWIILLVCAVLGSLALLLGTATVSKRQHAKLWKASIIPLMTSRLDLLHENEIAGLDNMEDIHRMSKKANVRMDWDGGQLVFTEKQ, encoded by the coding sequence ATGCCAGAAGTTGGTTTTATGTGGGGAAGACGTCATGCAAGAGCGAAGGGTGGTTCGGGGATATCCCAACAGATTGAAACACAAACATCAACCGATCCGCACACCGGCAATATGGCACCTCCCTCTTCAGAACCCGCTTCGGACAAGGTCCAACGTGGCCTCACCAAACCGACCAAGgctgagaaaggaaaaatgggACATGGCTGGAAGGAGTCTTGGAAGTGggaagctgcagctgctaCTCTAAGTGTTATTGGTCTTGGCCTCTTGATAGGCTTTCTCTTCAGGATTAACGGCACTCCATACGCGGATTGGCAACATACGGCTTCACCTAATACagttttatctattattGTCACTATTTCTAAAGCCGCGCTCCTTGTCCCGGTATCAGGATGTCTCAGCCAGCTCAAATGGAATCGGTATCGCAATTCCGTACCACTGTATGATATGCAAGCCATTGACCAGGCGAGTCGTGGGCCCTGGGGCGCGTTGGAACTTCTCTGGATAGGCCTCCCACAACTCAGAATGGATGCTTTGACTCTAGCCGCTGCATTCATGACGGTGCTGGCAGTTGCGATAGATCCATTCGCGCAGCAGATATTGGCATTCCCCTCACATACAGTTCAGGGATTCAACGAGACTGCATCGATTCAAGCTGCGCATAAATATGTGTATCAGCAGAAACTGTACAACAACGAAGTTTCTGGCTCCCTCGCACCATCGATGCTGAGTTCTATTCTCAGTGGCTTAGCACAAACGAACAGTCCTCTTGCGCCACAGTGCAGCTCGGGGAATTGTAGATTCCCGAGGTTTACCACGCTTGGAATTTGCAGCCATTGCGAGGATATCACTAGCAAAGTGAATCAAACGTGTCATAAATCGGAATTTATCCAATCTCTTGGAGAGCCTACGATACAACCCCAGGAGGGTCCCCATACGAGTTGCAGATACAAGCTTTCAAATGGATTAGAAATATCTACGGACGCGAGTGGCTCCGAAAATAACAAGACCTCTACCCAAACCCTTGACCAAGTCCCTAACCTCGTCACGTTGAATCAGTGGGGCACCTATCCACAAAACAGCACCTCGATGACTGGCATTGAAAAGCCAATATTCTCTTTCGTTGCGGTAAACCAGTCCATTCAGATCTGGTATATGCCAGAAAACATAACTCTGTCTCCACCGAAGCCTTCATTCACCGATTGCGTGTTTTATTACTGCGAAAGGGAATACTCACCCACTCATTACTTGGCTAATGATCGTGCAAGCCACTCTGTCGATGTGTCTGATACACAACCACTCCTTCCTAGTGATGATTCCACCCTAGATGGATCGGATTATGTTTATATTCTCCAGCCGCCGAATGGCAAAGCTGCATTATCTGGCGCATCGACTTATAAAGTCGATGCATATACCTTTCTGTCTATCCCAAATGTGATGACGAAGCTCTTTAACACAACAACAGGCAGCGGCGCCTACTGGGACGACTTCGAGAACGAATCGACAGGGTTGAATCTGGGGCCAATTCTACGTGAAGCTGATTTGAGGCAATTGTTACAATCAGTGTCTGCTAGTATGACAGATACTATGAGGGCTAACCCCGAAACCATAAATGTTCCAGGACAGGCATTTCGAGTTGAGACTTTTATCCATGTCCGGTGGCCATGGATCATCCTTCTGGTATGTGCCGTTTTAGGATCCCTCGCCTTGCTTTTGGGGACTGCAACTGTGAGCAAACGGCAGCATGCGAAACTTTGGAAGGCTTCGATTATCCCATTGATGACCAGTCGATTGGATCTTCTGCATGAGAATGAAATTGCTGGTCTTGACAACATGGAAGACATACATCGTATGTCCAAGAAAGCTAATGTTAGGATGGACTGGGATGGAGGGCAGTTGGTGTTCACTGAGAAACAATAA
- a CDS encoding protein-tyrosine phosphatase-like protein, giving the protein MISDMLVGLLDGITGISKTIEDVFSGLANLIFENKNQVQSRTVWSLFHVFLYDKTTDDVRTYFRIINYSVTAEMVEYVSNKTTHQEVKMGFNFNMTDLSLNENQWDRVKDDVQKFIDDISANQVENPIDELHEEYKDLATGKPLASNPYEFNDEIYYDGEFKSQEVFEKEYPFDVRKDGVNDRDNEYNGGHPYYSASTLPGIGSGSNKNLPYIACQSPMKFGRSHKFMYWEIVWKEAMKSKHGDIILVDLVNYEQAKGLTSETQANVIPSSTKKSLSFSPPTVMNTEKIIPPYKGIYSVHYKASNGKWAHSDIEYRQLSLEYHDDSKTGSGNGPHNVHYFHLSSWQNRQAVDPEKLQFLINEVDKKFTGQTIIVNCEFGGGRTGVFIEAREMYRATVKAKSTKWFFSSSDDPIQEYTKELRKKRSNMIDSFPQYEFLHTWAARMWAMTARDNINAKPGPAGNPSGQGRHPPKP; this is encoded by the exons ATGATCTCGGACATGCTTGTCGGCCTTCTTGACGGCATTACTGGCATATCGAAGACCATCGAAGATGTTTTTAGCGGTCTTGCCAATCTCATCTTCGAGAACAAGAACCAGGTGCAGTCTCGTACTGTCTGGTCGCTGTTCCACGTGTTTCTCTATGATAAAACCACAGACGACGTTAGGACAT ACTTCCGGATTATCAACTACTCGGTCACTGCCGAGATGGTTGAGTATGTTTCCAACAAGACGACCCATCAAGAGGTTAAAATGGGATTCAACTTCAACATGACCGATCTTAGTCTGAATGAAAACCAGTGGGACAGAGTCAAGGACGATGTTCAAAAGTTcattgatgatatctctGCGAACCAGGTCGAAAACCCGATTGACG AATTACACGAGGAGTATAAGGACTTAGCCACGGGCAAACCGCTTGCGAGTAACCCGTACGAATTCAATGACGAAATATATTATGACGGCGAGTTCAAATCCCAAGAGGTGTTTGAGAAAGAATACCCTTTTGATGTTCGAAAGGACGGTGTAAATGATAGAGACAATGAATACAATGGTGGGCATCCCTACTACAGCGCCTCTACGCTCCCGGGTATAGGAAGCGGCAGCAATAAAAATTTGCCTTATATTGCTTGCCAG TCGCCGATGAAATTTGGCCGCAGTCACAAGTTCATGTACTGGGAAATAGTATGGAAGGAGGCTATGAAATCGAAACATGGCGATATCATCCTGGTAGATTTGGTGAATTACGAACAAGCCAAGGGTCTTACCAGCGAGACACAAGCGAATGTTATACCGTCTTCCAcgaagaagagcttgagcTTTTCGCCGCCGACCGTCATGAACACAGAGAAGATAATTCCGCCGTATAAGGGAATATATTCCGTGCATTACAAAGCTAGCAATGGCAAATGGGCACATAGCGATATTGAGTATCGCCAGCTCAGTCTTGAATACCATGACGACTCAAAGACGGGCTCTGGAAATGGCCCACACAACGTTCATTACTTTCACCTCAGCTCTTGGCAGAACCGTCAAGCCGTGGATCCGGAGAAGCTACAATTCCTCATCAACGAGGTAGACAAGAAATTTACAGGCCAAACCATCATCGTGAACTGTGAATTTGGAGGGGGCCGTACAGGTGTTTTTATTGAAGCACGAGAGATGTATCGGGCGACGGTGAAAGCGAAGAGTACTAAATGGTTCTTCTCGTCGAGCGATGATCCAATTCAGGAATATACGAAGGAGCTGCGCAAAAAGCGATCTAACATGATCGACTCTTTTCCACAGTATGAGTTCTTACATACCTGGGCAGCAAGGATGTGGGCCATGACGGCCAGAGACAATATAAACGCCAAACCTGGCCCTGCTGGTAATCCGTCAGGCCAGGGTCGTCACCCGCCAAAACCATGA
- a CDS encoding F-box domain protein: MGIVRDILTWLSSYWHPRPIQIETPSYRGPNLDHLPTELVYMIANNLTSCDRVCLALCNNRLLSVLGNGFQLALENEFRATLLTRLSQDLPEHIHCHVCSVLHRRKYIPPPGPAFWPRRCLAKHKGLFNPWSIPFSIPWSSLYRFEHIHLQLAMKRHHCGPEHGISTDSLAYVEVQLLQNSITTLVSFDVQVVRASSLCLRTQTWILAKELPSKLVEGKWICAHISMGDHHILQIVRAAWDAAIKSSPGRRPALDTYRCVTCGLDYEIDATTCGTAGISLIVTKWLDLGPGLDPTDVRWTRHLIGSLSLRKQEMTTFNSDVRSQFERDTVFPLDDLTGRNRSLLEDRGYVRQTDWWYNGCWILQANKRLPWLYPRPEKPICHICKN, from the coding sequence ATGGGTATCGTTAGAGATATTCTGACTTGGTTGTCATCGTACTGGCATCCTCGGCCTATACAGATCGAGACGCCAAGCTACAGGGGCCCAAACCTTGATCACCTGCCAACGGAACTGGTATACATGATCGCTAACAATCTTACTTCGTGCGACCGGGTATGCTTGGCCCTCTGCAATAATCGACTGCTAAGTGTCCTAGGAAATGGTTTTCAGCTGGCATTAGAGAATGAATTCCGAGCCACCCTTCTCACAAGGCTGAGCCAAGATCTACCGGAACACATTCATTGTCACGTATGCTCAGTTTTGCATCGCCGGAAGTATATTCCACCCCCAGGTCCAGCATTTTGGCCTAGAAGATGCCTGGCCAAGCATAAGGGTCTTTTTAACCCGTGGTCGATTCCATTTAGCATACCCTGGAGCTCACTGTATCGATTTGAACACATACATCTACAACTAGCCATGAAGAGGCATCATTGTGGTCCTGAGCACGGTATATCGACAGATTCGTTGGCTTATGTTGAGGTCCAGCTGTTACAGAATTCCATTACCACATTAGTATCATTCGACGTGCAAGTTGTTCGAGCATCGAGCCTCTGCCTTCGCACTCAAACTTGGATACTGGCAAAAGAATTACCCTCAAAACTGGTGGAGGGAAAGTGGATCTGTGCGCACATCTCGATGGGCGATCACCATATTTTACAGATTGTCCGTGCCGCTTGGGATGCTGCCATAAAGTCTTCACCTGGACGCCGACCAGCCTTAGACACATATCGTTGCGTTACTTGCGGACTAGACTACGAAATCGATGCTACTACCTGTGGCACTGCAGGCATTTCCCTGATCGTAACCAAATGGCTCGATTTGGGACCTGGCCTTGATCCGACAGATGTTCGCTGGACAAGACATCTTATAGGCTCACTGTCTCTCCGGAAGCAGGAGATGACCACATTTAATAGTGATGTCCGCTCACAATTCGAACGAGATACTGTGTTCCCACTCGATGATCTGACTGGTCGGAATAGGTCACTCTTGGAGGATAGGGGATACGTGAGACAGACGGATTGGTGGTACAACGGTTGCTGGATTTTGCAGGCCAACAAACGACTACCATGGCTTTATCCTCGGCCAGAAAAGCCAATCTGTCATATTTGCAAAAATTGA
- a CDS encoding cytochrome protein, which yields MVIAVSDLVGSYGARVALVLALVIVLRFLQEMLKVRLLFYRLRKQGLPMPKWNFAAGNLQMLPDLMKRHPKGSQQSEAFTLLSYEFASSDNCFYIDVWPFTKPLLVVNSPDLAVQVCQTYALPKPPVLAKFFNPFAGGPNIFTTNGPEWKRNRGLFNPAFSASNILQHTPHIVEEAEEYVEILREHARKGDTFTLDKMTCDYVLDIIGRVAMKARLHSQRGRNPVAAALRSQVEWHCQDEQMNPFIRWNPMRPIMQWCNGRTMNQYIGAELDKRYEAWTQNKPSTRANSIIDIVLAEYMSTRPVRAALDPEFKSWATIQLRTFLFAGHDSTAATIVYSIYLLSKHPEILSKVRTEHDEVFGSDISAAAGILKQHPELINRLPYTLAVIKETLRLFPAASALREGQPGVYLQDKNGTKYPTEGLCIWIIHGGIQRNPNYWPDPHAFKPERWLVGPDHPLYPPKGAWRPFEQGLRDCIGQALALLDVKITLVLTLREFDFQDQYAHWDRLHPRSGPKTVFGERAYQIPQGGSHPVDGLPCRVSLRNQITK from the exons ATGGTGATAGCTGTTTCTGATCTTGTTGGCTCGTATGGGGCCCGAGTGGCCCTGGTGTTGGCCCTGGTGATTGTCCTGCGATTCTTGCAGGAGATGTTGAAAGTACGCCTGCTCTTCTACCGTCTTCGCAAGCAGGGACTA CCGATGCCGAAATGGAATTTCGCAGCAGGTAATCTGCAGATGCTCCCCGATCTAATGAAGCGGCATCCCAAAGGATCGCAACAGTCAGAGGCTTTTACACTGTTGTCCTACGAGTTCGCCAGCTCTGACAATTGCTTCTACATTGACGTCTGGCCCTTCACGAAGCCGCTATTAGTGGTAAATTCCCCGGATCTGGCAGTCCAGGTGTGTCAAACATATGCACTACCCAAGCCGCCCGTCCTGGCGAAGTTCTTTAATCCCTTCGCAGGAGGGCCCAACATCTTTACGACAAACGGGCCTGAATGGAAGCGCAACCGGGGGCTTTTCAACCCTGCGTTCAGTGCCAGTAATATTCTCCAGCATACTCCGCATATTGttgaggaagcagaagagtATGTGGAAATTCTCCGCGAGCATGCGCGTAAGGGCGATACTTTTACATTGGATAAGATGACCTGTGATTATGTCCTAGATATTATCGGACGCGTGGCCAT GAAAGCACGCCTTCACTCCCAGCGCGGACGTAACCCCGTGGCGGCGGCATTGAGAAGTCAAGTCGAGTGGCATTGTCAAGACGAACAGATGAACCCCTTCATCCGATGGAATCCCATGCGACCTATTATGCAGTGGTGCAACGGACGAACGATGAACCAATACATTGGGGCCGAATTGGACAAACGATACGAGGCCTGGACGCAGAACAAGCCATCGACCAGGGCCAATTCAATCATTGACATTGTGCTCGCTGAGTATATGAGTACACGGCCGGTAAGGGCAGCACTGGATCCCGAGTTCAAATCCTGGGCGACTATTCAACTCCGAACCTTTCTCTTCGCTGGCCACGACTCAACCGCGGCCACGATTGTATACAgtatttatcttttatcGAAGCATCCCGAGATCCTTTCCAAGGTTCGCACCGAGCATGACGAGGTGTTTGGGTCAGATATTTCCGCTGCAGCTGGCATACTCAAGCAGCACCCGGAGCTAATTAACCGGCTCCCATATACTCTAGCGGTTATAAAGGAGACCCTCCGTCTATTTCCAGCCGCCTCCGCGTTGCGAGAAGGCCAGCCTGGTGTCTACCTGCAGGATAAAAATGGCACGAAGTACCCGACCGAGGGATTGTGTATCTGGATCATCCATGGGGGCATTCAACGTAACCCTAATTACTGGCCGGACCCACATGCTTTCAAACCAGAGCGTTGGCTGGTTGGACCAGATCATCCCTTATATCCTCCCAAAGGCGCTTGGCGTCCTTTCGAGCAGGGCCTTCGGGATTGCATCGGCCAAGCGCTGGCCCTACTGGATGTCAAGATCACGCTGGTGCTAACTCTGCGCGAGTTCGACTTCCAGGACCAGTACGCGCATTGGGACCGCCTGCACCCCCGGTCCGGGCCGAAGACTGTCTTTGGCGAACGTGCCTACCAGATTCCACAGGGTGGGTCGCATCCTGTTGACGGGCTTCCGTGCCGGGTCAGCTTGCGGAACCAGATAACGAAATAA
- a CDS encoding ankyrin repeat-containing domain protein, producing the protein MAYSEFHHCSSDRWTEDNDPFFDIDGSILYETDYDGLLCAIIERDDVATLTRYLAKEPRAAIAPSMGTFCDPFFTAAESGSLNALRVLVEHHYRNADILPLEGTYLARPNERGFLILNVACRHAHIEMVRFLLDREPPLGSVHAKDDWGETALLAAAGSLAQLGCDASGIDHATRGWIDQRIARGEELIHLLLDRGAPARYTRDQVAGREKFNLMPEPVDTVLGRAISRASYTLVKRLIEAGADIHERKEYFEMLGARDVVRNVTKLHVASGFWNTAGIRALFDHLGSEGFTSMVSCCDSEGRLPLHWAAKGTPESTENLLPEDQITPRIIDTFKLLLANYLSTINVRDHRGRTALHYAVGTHTGDTSQGETVIRFLCESGADARLKDNKEQTVLHILAFTSISSCPIDPALLDLLIMHGADVHHADNEGNTALHVMARNLQEVKGVQHLVNIGANVNTKDALGNTPLHCAMSGFIWPRKSQGNGIVPLAERIRAQDEMIRILQEAGHTDLMDQSNTAGKTPRQLFLETRAKWQKSEDFRVQLSSGKGRGRRV; encoded by the coding sequence ATGGCCTACAGCGAGTTCCACCATTGCTCCTCCGACAGATGGACAGAAGACAACGACCCGTTTTTCGACATAGACGGTTCTATTCTCTACGAGACCGACTACGATGGACTACTATGCGCAATCATCGAGCGCGACGACGTGGCCACATTAACGCGATACCTCGCAAAAGAACCTAGGGCTGCTATCGCCCCTAGCATGGGGACCTTTTGCGACCCTTTCTTTACCGCTGCAGAGAGTGGGAGCCTTAATGCCCTGCGCGTGCTCGTTGAACATCATTACCGAAATGCCGATATCCTGCCTTTAGAAGGCACATATTTGGCGCGGCCCAATGAACGAGGCTTTCTGATTTTGAATGTGGCGTGCCGTCACGCCCATATTGAGATGGTGCGCTTTCTGTTGGACAGAGAACCCCCTCTTGGGTCCGTGCATGCGAAGGATGATTGGGGTGAGACGGCCTTGCTGGCCGCTGCAGGTTCTCTGGCTCAGTTGGGTTGTGATGCCTCTGGAATTGATCATGCAACTCGCGGTTGGATAGATCAGCGTATTGCTCGTGGAGAGGAATTGATCCATCTGTTGCTAGATAGGGGTGCCCCCGCTCGTTATACCCGGGATCAGGTCGCGGGCAGGGAGAAGTTCAACTTGATGCCAGAGCCAGTCGACACTGTTCTCGGTCGGGCAATCTCGAGAGCTAGCTATACATTAGTAAAACGGCTCATTGAGGCAGGGGCCGATATACATGAAAGGAAAGAGTACTTCGAAATGCTTGGAGCAAGGGACGTTGTTCGGAATGTCACTAAGCTTCATGTCGCTAGCGGGTTTTGGAATACAGCGGGCATCCGAGCGCTCTTTGATCACCTAGGTAGTGAGGGATTTACATCGATGGTATCCTGCTGTGATAGCGAAGGACGTTTGCCACTCCACTGGGCTGCCAAAGGTACTCCCGAGTCTACTGAGAATTTACTCCCTGAAGATCAAATCACTCCCCGGATTATCGATACGTTCAAGCTTCTATTGGCCAATTATTTGAGTACGATCAATGTTCGTGACCATAGGGGAAGGACAGCCCTGCATTATGCAGTTGGAACCCATACAGGTGATACCAGTCAGGGTGAGACTGTGATTAGGTTCTTATGCGAAAGCGGGGCAGATGCTAGGTTGAAAGATAATAAGGAACAGACTGTATTACACATATTAGCGTTCACGTCTATATCCAGTTGTCCCATTGATCCTGCTCTGCTAGACCTCCTGATAATGCATGGCGCCGACGTGCACCACGCCGATAACGAAGGGAACACTGCCCTCCACGTAATGGCGAGGAATTTGCAAGAGGTCAAGGGGGTGCAGCACCTGGTCAACATTGGAGCTAATGTTAACACTAAAGATGCATTAGGAAATACGCCGCTGCATTGTGCAATGTCTGGGTTCATCTGGCCCCGAAAGAGCCAAGGCAACGGTATTGTTCCATTGGCTGAGCGGATAAGAGCGCAGGATGAAATGATTCGGATTTTACAGGAGGCTGGACACACTGATTTGATGGACCAGTCAAATACAGCTGGCAAGACGCCGCGGCAATTGTTCCTGGAGACGAGGGCCAAGTGGCAGAAATCTGAGGATTTCAGAGTACAACTATCGAGTGGAAAGGGCAGAGGCCGTCGGGTATAA